From a single Ochotona princeps isolate mOchPri1 chromosome 12, mOchPri1.hap1, whole genome shotgun sequence genomic region:
- the RUBCNL gene encoding protein associated with UVRAG as autophagy enhancer → MVSQSSGQQESPVNSWEGISSDSSDAIGSFCLLDTERPHCQLDVQLRRHKAAWINPPCVQPLLPLQDLPSRVPTVVDNANILVADATPPVSPSPLSLRNSSGETELCEDTADCVGGVSAQGSGKKNDDFSLTSTGCSGHMSLLANSRSLAVSPCSEVGGTSLEPSHLPEAADQGDVQVTRRTVSLNSFSPEAFMLPVDVEKENAHFYVADVIISAMEKVKCNILGQQQAESWGGEEAGTSSEHSRANSEAAFPDTKQESGSSASSDSDLEGCAMLQVSAITKTPAFSDVVKEACKCDFDDFVILELGELNDIIETCRCSCSSTRSINYEPDFNAAELLAKELYQVFRKCWMLSVADCQLTSSLNRASSIVVNEDCVRKDFEASVDIVEEIKLKSRIRETEGWAPPRFQIILTVHPSLKRDLVIAAQNFFCAGCGTPVEPKFVKRLRYCEYLGKYFCDCCHSHAESCIPARILMMWDFKKYHVSNFSKRLLDSIWPQPIFNLQSLSHSLYVKAKELDRVKGIQEQLFHIKKLLKTCRFAHSVLKEFEHVPRHLTDELHLFSLEDLVKIKKGLLAPSLKDILRAALTHVAGCELCQGKGFICEFCRSTSVIFPFQTTTCRRCSVCRACFHKQCFQSSQCPRCARITARRRLLENLPSAAT, encoded by the exons ATGGTGTCACAGTCATCAGGCCAGCAGGAGTCCCCTGTGAACTCCTGGGAAGGGATCAGCAGTGACTCCAGTGATGCCATTGGCTCCTTCTGCCTCCTGGACACTGAACGCCCCCACTGCCAATTAGATGTCCAGCTCAGGAGGCACAAAGCTGCCTGGATTAACCCCCCATGTGTGCAGCCCCTGCTGCCGCTGCAGGACTTGCCTTCCCGGGTGCCAACAGTGGTGGACAACGCAAACATCTTGGTGGCAGATGCCACCCCTCCCGTGAGCCCTTCCCCACTCTCCCTCAGGAACTCTTCTGGAGAGACAGAGTTGTGTGAGGACACTGCAGACTGTGTGGGTGGAGTGTCTGCCCAAGGCTCAGGCAAAAAGAACGATGACTTCTCCTTGACCTCAACTGGATGTTCTGGTCATATGTCTCTCCTCGCTAACTCCAGGAGTTTGGCCGTGTCTCCTTGTTCCGAGGTTGGTGGTACTTCTTTGGAGCCCTCCCATCTGCCAGAGGCTGCTGATCAAG GTGATGTTCAAGTTACTCGAAGAACTGTTTCTTTGAATTCCTTCTCACCAGAGGCATTCATGCTCCCTGTTGATGTAGAAAAG GAAAATGCCCACTTTTATGTTGCCGATGTGATTATATCAGCCATGGAGAAGGTGAAGTGTAATATCCTGGGCCAacagcaggcagagagctggggtggAGAGGAGGCCGGCACATCCTCTGAGCACAGTCGGGCTAACTCTGAAGCAGCATTTCCTGACACGAAGCAAGAATCTGGGTCTTCTGCTTCTTCAGACAGTGACCTTGAAG GCTGTGCTATGTTACAAGTCAGTGCAATAACAAAAACACCTGCCTTCTCTGATGTGGTGAAGGAGGCCTGCAAATGTGACTTCGATGACTTTGTGATTTTAG AACTTGGAGAGCTTAATGACATCATAGAAACCTGTAGATGTTCCTGCAGTTCCACTAGGAG TATTAATTATGAACCAGACTTCAATGCTGCTGAACTGTTAGCCAAAGAGTTATACCAAGTATTCCGGAAGTGCTGGATGTTGTCAGTGGCTGACTGTCAGCTTACAAGTTCCCTGAATAGAGCCAGCTCCATA GTGGTTAATGAGGATTGCGTCCGAAAAGACTTTGAAGCCAGTGTGGATATAGTAGAAGAAATTAAGTTGAAATCTAGGATCAGAGAGACTGAAGGCTGGGCCCCACCGAGATTTCAAATCATACTTACTGTTCATCCATCACTCAA GAGGGACCTGGTGATAGCAGCCCAGAATTTCTTCTGTGCTGGCTGTGGTACTCCAGTGGAGCCGA AGTTTGTGAAGCGGCTCCGGTACTGTGAGTACCTGGGGAAGTATTTCTGTGACTGCTGCCACTCCCATGCCGAGTCCTGCATCCCTGCCCGGATTTTGATGATGTGGGATTTCAAGAAGTATCATGTCAGCAACTTCTCCAAACGGCTGCTTGACAGTATATGGCCCCAGCCCATTTTCAATTTGCAGAGCCTCAGCCACAGCCTCTATGTGAAGGCCAAGGAGCTTGACAGAGTGAAG GGAATCCAGGAGCAGCTTTTCCATATTAAGAAGCTGTTGAAGACTTGCAGGTTTGCGCACAG TGTATTAAAGGAGTTTGAGCACGTTCCAAGACACTTGACTGATGAGCTCCACCTGTTCTCCCTAGAGGACCTGGTCAAGATCAAGAAggggctgctggctccctccctcaAGGACATCCTGAGAGCTGCCCTCACGCATGTGGCCGGCTGTGAG CTGTGCCAAGGAAAGGGCTTCATCTGTGAGTTTTGCCGAAGCACAAGTGTCATCTTCCCATTTCAGACCACCACGTGCAGAAGATGTTCAG TGTGCAGGGCTTGCTTCCACAAGCAGTGCTTCCAGTCATCCCAGTGCCCCCGGTGTGCCAGGATCACAGCCAGGAGAAGACTTCTGGAAAACTTGCCCTCTGCAGCAACATAA